A window of Candidatus Sulfotelmatobacter sp. genomic DNA:
CGAAGTGCCGCTCGACATTCTCCAGCACGACGATCGAGTCGTCGACCAAGATCCCGATGATCAGGGTCATCGCCAGCAGCGAGACGGTGTCGATGGTGAAGTTGACCATCTTCATCACGAACAGCGTGACGCACAGCGAGGTCGGGATCGCGATCATCACGACGATCGCGTTGCGCCACGAGCGCAGGAAGAACAGCATCACGATGCCGGTGAAGATGATCGCCTCGATCAGCGTGCGGACGACGCCCTGCAGCTGCTGCTCGGTGTAGACCGACTGCACCGAGAGGACCGAGAACTCGACGTCGGGATAGGTGCGCCGCAGCTGCGGGAGCTCGGCCAAGACGTGCCGCGAAGTATCGACCTCGCTGGTCCCGGCGGACTTCTGCACGTCCAGCTCGACGCACGGGATGCCGTTCGAGTACGCGTAGACGCGCTGCGTCTGATAGCTGTCGTCGACGTTGGCCACGTCCCCGATACGGTACAGGCGCGGCTGGGTCGAGAACACGTTGGTGCTCGCCGTCGAGCTCGACGTGGAGCCGCCCGTGACCAGCAAGTCGGCGACGGTCGGTACGTTCTGGATGTCGCCGCGCACGTCCAGGTTCGTTTCGCGGTTGGGCGAGTAGAGGATGCCGCCCGGCGCGCGAATGTTGTTGTTGGTGATCGAGCTGATGACGTCGGTCAGCGTCAAGCCGGACGCGCTCAGCTCGTTGGGATTGACGTTGACCTGGATCGACGGCGTGACCGTCCCGTTGGCCTGGACGTACGAGACGCCGGTGACCTGCTCGAGCGACGGCACGATCTTGTTGATCGTCAGCGAGGAAAGGTCACCGGCCGCCAGCGAGCGCGAGCGCAGCACCAGCGAGACGACGACGGCTTCGCTGGGGTTGTAGAGCGAGATCTGCGGCGACTGGACGTCGTTGGGGATCGAGTGCTGCGCGTTCTGCACGCGGCCCTGAATCTGCACCAGGTCG
This region includes:
- a CDS encoding efflux RND transporter permease subunit, with the protein product MSLTRLFVQRPTLVTVFLALVLLAGTIAATTLVQQQFPSTDTPSIQVLVTYPGASTTEMRDAIVRPLEDQMAGAPQLDYLETSIQPGQASIVAVFQLSSDQNNDLVQIQGRVQNAQHSIPNDVQSPQISLYNPSEAVVVSLVLRSRSLAAGDLSSLTINKIVPSLEQVTGVSYVQANGTVTPSIQVNVNPNELSASGLTLTDVISSITNNNIRAPGGILYSPNRETNLDVRGDIQNVPTVADLLVTGGSTSSSTASTNVFSTQPRLYRIGDVANVDDSYQTQRVYAYSNGIPCVELDVQKSAGTSEVDTSRHVLAELPQLRRTYPDVEFSVLSVQSVYTEQQLQGVVRTLIEAIIFTGIVMLFFLRSWRNAIVVMIAIPTSLCVTLFVMKMVNFTIDTVSLLAMTLIIGILVDDSIVVLENVERHFEDGEAPRTAAILGRTEIGPAAIVITLVDVVVFLPIAFLPGQTGRFLAEFGLVVTIA